From a region of the Bradyrhizobium diazoefficiens genome:
- a CDS encoding 2'-5' RNA ligase family protein gives MAVAINIRADNASAEKIERLWDQVAVFEDEPSMRTLAYRPHLTFAIYDLPEIEDKTVWKAMQSASAGGAQLPVTFRRIRWFEGPPLVLWAEPEASETLGRWHASISAAIDPARCRPHYRPGAWTPHCTLGTRITDGKSKEAIAFAQSFDGSIEVIFDVVDCVVFPPVRVVAQRELPKSVP, from the coding sequence ATGGCCGTCGCAATCAATATACGAGCCGATAACGCTTCCGCGGAAAAAATCGAACGGCTGTGGGACCAAGTTGCTGTCTTTGAGGATGAGCCGTCGATGCGCACCTTGGCGTACCGGCCCCATCTGACATTCGCGATCTATGATTTGCCCGAGATTGAGGACAAGACGGTGTGGAAGGCGATGCAGTCCGCGAGTGCAGGCGGAGCACAATTGCCTGTCACGTTTAGACGGATTAGGTGGTTCGAGGGACCGCCACTCGTACTGTGGGCTGAGCCCGAAGCGAGCGAGACCCTCGGAAGGTGGCACGCTTCAATCAGCGCAGCCATCGACCCGGCCCGCTGTCGGCCACATTATAGGCCAGGCGCTTGGACGCCCCACTGCACACTTGGCACGCGCATCACGGATGGAAAGAGCAAAGAGGCTATCGCCTTTGCGCAGTCGTTCGACGGAAGCATCGAAGTGATTTTCGATGTAGTGGATTGCGTCGTTTTTCCACCCGTGCGGGTTGTCGCGCAACGCGAGTTGCCGAAGAGCGTTCCGTAA
- a CDS encoding P-II family nitrogen regulator has product MKKIEAIIKPFKLDEVKEALQEVGLQGITVTEAKGFGRQKGHAELYRGAEYIVDFLPKVKIEIVIGDDLVERAIDAIRRAAQTGRIGDGKIFVSNIEEAIRIRTGESGLDAI; this is encoded by the coding sequence GTGAAGAAAATCGAAGCCATCATCAAGCCATTCAAGCTCGACGAGGTGAAGGAAGCGCTTCAGGAAGTCGGCCTTCAGGGCATCACCGTCACCGAAGCCAAGGGCTTTGGCCGGCAGAAGGGGCACGCCGAGCTCTACCGCGGCGCAGAATACATCGTCGACTTCCTGCCCAAGGTGAAGATCGAGATCGTGATCGGCGACGACCTTGTCGAGCGCGCCATCGACGCGATCCGCCGCGCCGCGCAAACCGGGCGCATCGGCGACGGCAAGATCTTCGTCTCCAATATCGAAGAGGCGATCCGCATCCGAACCGGCGAATCCGGGCTGGACGCTATCTGA
- a CDS encoding nodulation protein NfeD → MQIIKAALVAAIAFVALLLGFLPGSAEEGGRRALIVTIDGAIGPASAAYVKDALVKAAQRHAEIVILKMNTPGGLNSSMREIIADVLASPVPVVGYVAPSGAHAASAGTYILYATHIAAMAPGTNIGAATPVQIGGSFPGLPSGTPAKDKKDEPKDTMTAKVTNDAVAFIRSLAELRNRNADWAEKAVRDAATLSANGALQAQVIDIVARDAADLLRQIDGRVVEVAGGTTRRLATKDAVVEVVDPGWISRFLAVVTDPNVAFILLMVGIYGLIFEFVSPGAVAPGIVGTICLLIGLYALNLLPINYAGLGLMLIGIALLAVEAFTPTVVVGLGGVVAFVLGAIMLVRVEAPGYRLSWTVIATVAATFTGFILLVLGALRRARKGPARVGAQAMQGLSAEVLDWNGTEGHVFTHGERWQARGAGAFRPGERVEVANIVDLTLVVRRPGPASGEGGQL, encoded by the coding sequence GTGCAGATCATCAAGGCGGCCCTCGTCGCGGCGATTGCCTTCGTCGCTCTGCTTCTCGGTTTCCTTCCCGGCTCGGCGGAGGAGGGCGGGCGTCGTGCCCTGATCGTCACGATCGACGGAGCCATCGGGCCGGCGTCGGCTGCTTACGTGAAGGACGCCCTGGTCAAGGCAGCCCAACGACACGCCGAGATCGTGATTCTGAAAATGAACACGCCGGGCGGCCTCAATTCCAGCATGCGCGAGATCATCGCGGATGTCCTCGCCTCGCCCGTCCCCGTGGTCGGTTACGTCGCGCCTTCAGGCGCCCATGCGGCGAGCGCGGGGACCTACATTCTTTATGCCACCCATATCGCGGCGATGGCGCCGGGCACCAATATCGGCGCCGCGACGCCGGTGCAGATCGGCGGATCGTTCCCGGGCCTGCCGAGCGGCACACCCGCCAAGGACAAGAAGGATGAACCGAAGGATACGATGACAGCCAAGGTGACCAACGATGCCGTTGCCTTTATCCGAAGCCTGGCCGAGCTGCGCAATCGCAATGCGGATTGGGCCGAGAAGGCGGTTCGCGACGCCGCCACCCTGTCCGCCAATGGCGCGCTGCAGGCGCAGGTCATCGACATCGTCGCGCGCGATGCGGCCGACCTGCTCAGGCAGATCGATGGTCGCGTGGTCGAGGTCGCGGGCGGCACGACACGTCGCCTCGCGACCAAGGACGCCGTGGTCGAGGTCGTCGACCCCGGATGGATATCGCGCTTCCTCGCGGTCGTCACCGATCCCAACGTCGCTTTCATTCTCCTGATGGTCGGCATCTACGGCCTGATCTTCGAGTTCGTGTCCCCCGGCGCGGTTGCCCCGGGAATCGTCGGGACGATCTGCCTCCTGATCGGCCTCTATGCCCTCAACCTGCTGCCGATCAACTACGCCGGCCTCGGGCTGATGCTGATCGGGATCGCGCTCCTCGCCGTCGAGGCCTTCACCCCGACCGTGGTGGTCGGCCTTGGCGGCGTCGTCGCCTTCGTGCTGGGAGCGATCATGCTGGTCCGGGTCGAAGCGCCGGGCTACCGGCTGTCGTGGACGGTCATCGCCACCGTCGCGGCGACGTTCACCGGCTTCATCTTACTTGTGCTCGGCGCGCTTCGGCGCGCCCGCAAAGGTCCGGCCCGGGTCGGCGCACAAGCCATGCAGGGCCTGTCCGCCGAGGTCCTCGACTGGAACGGGACCGAGGGGCACGTCTTTACGCACGGCGAACGCTGGCAAGCGCGCGGCGCCGGCGCCTTCAGGCCCGGCGAGCGGGTCGAGGTCGCGAACATCGTCGATTTGACGCTGGTGGTCCGGCGTCCGGGCCCGGCCAGCGGCGAGGGAGGTCAACTCTGA
- the glnA gene encoding type I glutamate--ammonia ligase yields the protein MKTAKDVLKSIKDNDVKYVDLRFTDPRGKWQHVTFDVSMIDEDIFAEGTMFDGSSIAGWKAINESDMCLMPDPVTATIDPFFAETTMVITCDVLEPTTGEPYNRDPRGIAKKAEAMVKSMGVGDSVFVGPEAEFFVFDDVRFSANPYNTGFRLDSSELPTNSDTEYEGGNLGHRIRTKGGYFPVPPQDSVQDMRSEMLGAMAKMGVKVEKHHHEVASAQHELGMKFDTLTLMADHMQIYKYCIHQVAHIYGKTATFMPKPVYGDNGSGMHVHQSIWKDGKPVFAGNKYADLSEICLHYIGGIIKHAKAINAFTNPSTNSYKRLVPGYEAPVLLAYSARNRSASCRIPYTASPKAKRVEVRFPDPMANPYLGFAAMLMAGLDGIKNKIDPGPAMDKDLYDLPKEELKQIPTVCGSLREALENLDQDRSFLKAGGVFDDDFIDAYIELKMTEVARFEMTPHPVEFEMYYSG from the coding sequence ATGAAGACCGCCAAAGACGTCCTGAAATCGATCAAGGACAACGACGTCAAGTACGTCGACCTGCGCTTCACCGATCCGCGCGGCAAGTGGCAGCATGTGACGTTCGACGTCAGCATGATCGATGAAGACATCTTCGCCGAAGGGACGATGTTCGACGGCTCCTCGATTGCCGGCTGGAAGGCGATCAACGAGTCCGACATGTGCCTGATGCCCGATCCGGTCACCGCGACGATCGATCCGTTCTTCGCCGAGACCACGATGGTCATCACCTGCGACGTGCTCGAGCCGACCACCGGCGAGCCCTATAACCGCGACCCCCGCGGCATCGCCAAGAAGGCCGAAGCCATGGTGAAGTCGATGGGCGTGGGCGATAGCGTGTTCGTCGGCCCCGAAGCCGAGTTCTTCGTGTTCGACGACGTGCGGTTCTCCGCCAACCCCTACAACACCGGCTTCCGCCTCGACTCCTCGGAGCTGCCGACCAATTCCGACACCGAATATGAAGGCGGCAATCTCGGTCACCGCATCCGCACCAAGGGCGGCTACTTCCCGGTGCCGCCGCAGGACTCCGTGCAGGACATGCGCTCGGAGATGCTCGGGGCCATGGCGAAGATGGGCGTCAAGGTCGAGAAGCACCACCATGAGGTTGCTTCCGCCCAGCACGAGCTCGGCATGAAGTTCGACACGTTGACGCTGATGGCCGACCACATGCAGATCTACAAATACTGCATCCACCAGGTCGCGCACATCTACGGCAAGACCGCCACCTTCATGCCGAAGCCGGTCTATGGCGACAACGGCTCGGGCATGCATGTGCACCAGTCGATCTGGAAGGACGGCAAGCCGGTGTTCGCCGGCAACAAATACGCCGACCTGTCGGAGATCTGCCTGCACTATATCGGCGGCATCATCAAGCACGCCAAGGCGATCAACGCTTTCACCAACCCCTCGACCAACTCCTACAAGCGTCTGGTCCCGGGCTATGAGGCCCCCGTGCTGCTCGCCTATTCCGCGCGCAACCGCTCGGCCTCCTGCCGCATCCCCTACACCGCTTCGCCGAAGGCCAAGCGCGTCGAGGTGCGCTTCCCCGATCCGATGGCCAATCCCTATCTCGGCTTCGCCGCGATGCTGATGGCGGGCCTCGACGGCATCAAGAACAAGATCGATCCGGGTCCGGCGATGGACAAGGACCTCTACGACCTGCCGAAGGAAGAACTGAAGCAGATCCCGACGGTGTGCGGCAGCTTGCGCGAGGCGCTGGAAAATCTCGACCAGGACCGCAGCTTCCTCAAGGCCGGCGGCGTGTTCGACGACGATTTCATCGACGCTTACATCGAGCTGAAGATGACCGAAGTCGCCCGCTTCGAGATGACCCCGCACCCGGTCGAGTTCGAGATGTACTATTCGGGCTGA
- a CDS encoding slipin family protein has translation MMIEYSIYAVLALLVVMFLIQAIRILREYERGVIFTLGRFAGVKGPGLVILIPVVQQLVKVDLRVMVQVVPPQDVISRDNVSVKVNAVLYFRIVDAERAIIKVGDYMAATSQLAQTTLRSVLGKHDLDEMLAERDKLNADIQEILDKQTDVWGIKVTGIEIKDVDISETMVRAIAKQAEAERLRRAKVINAMGEQQAAEKLVEAGRILAQEPQAMQLRYFAALHDIAGERSSTVVFPLPTDLLNHLMPRRDTT, from the coding sequence CTGATGATTGAATATTCGATCTATGCGGTGCTTGCGCTGCTCGTCGTCATGTTTCTCATCCAGGCCATTCGCATCCTCAGGGAATACGAGCGCGGCGTCATTTTCACGCTCGGCCGCTTCGCCGGCGTGAAGGGGCCGGGCCTCGTCATCCTCATTCCGGTCGTGCAGCAGCTCGTCAAGGTCGATCTCAGGGTGATGGTGCAGGTGGTGCCGCCCCAGGACGTGATCTCGCGCGACAACGTCTCGGTCAAGGTCAACGCCGTGCTGTACTTCCGCATCGTCGATGCCGAGCGCGCCATCATCAAGGTCGGCGATTACATGGCCGCGACCAGCCAGCTCGCCCAGACCACGCTGCGCTCGGTGCTCGGCAAGCACGATCTCGACGAGATGCTGGCCGAACGCGACAAGCTGAACGCCGACATCCAGGAGATCCTCGACAAGCAGACCGACGTCTGGGGCATCAAGGTCACGGGCATCGAGATCAAGGACGTCGACATCAGTGAAACCATGGTCCGCGCGATCGCCAAGCAGGCCGAGGCCGAACGGTTGCGCCGCGCCAAGGTGATCAACGCCATGGGCGAGCAGCAGGCCGCCGAAAAGCTCGTCGAGGCCGGCCGCATCCTGGCGCAGGAGCCGCAGGCGATGCAGCTGCGCTATTTCGCGGCTTTGCACGACATCGCCGGCGAGCGGTCGTCGACCGTGGTCTTTCCGCTGCCAACGGACCTGCTCAATCATTTGATGCCGCGGCGTGACACGACGTGA
- a CDS encoding NAD(P)H-hydrate dehydratase, which translates to MEVLTNAEMQRADQLTIAAGTPGFKLMLSAGQAVAEAAHALVEEGPILIVAGPGNNGGDGFVAAAELAAQGREVSVISMCERDQLRGDAASAARGWKHPVLPFNPQAIGRPALIIDALFGAGLSRPVDGGARAMIEAINANGAPVLAVDLPSGINGTSTAVMGAAVHATETVTFFRKKPAHLLLPGRMHCGRVRVADIGIDAQVLDEIAPQTFENDPDAWGAAFPLPRIDGHKYARGHVLAVSGDAAATGAARLAARGALRAGAGLVTLASPRDALAINAAALTAVMVRPVDTVVEFGELLDDKRYNTCMIGPGAGVGERTCDFIHTALSAQRHLVLDADALTSFAATPERLFESIKSSQDNAVVLTPHEGEFPRLFSDLSNKFPGRSKLERVRVAAERSGAVVLLKGPDTTIAAPDGRATIAANAPPWLATAGAGDVLSGIVAGLLAQGVPAFEAASIAVWMHGEAGREAGPGLIAEDLTETLPAVHRRIYDALGVEY; encoded by the coding sequence ATGGAAGTTCTGACCAACGCTGAAATGCAGCGCGCCGACCAGCTCACCATCGCAGCCGGCACGCCCGGTTTCAAGCTGATGCTGAGCGCGGGCCAGGCGGTCGCTGAGGCCGCCCATGCGCTGGTGGAGGAGGGGCCGATCCTGATCGTGGCCGGCCCCGGCAACAATGGCGGTGACGGTTTTGTCGCTGCCGCCGAGCTCGCCGCGCAAGGCCGCGAGGTGTCGGTGATCTCGATGTGCGAGCGCGACCAGCTCCGCGGCGACGCCGCCTCCGCCGCGCGCGGCTGGAAGCATCCGGTGCTGCCGTTCAATCCGCAGGCGATCGGGCGGCCCGCGCTGATCATCGATGCGCTGTTCGGCGCCGGCCTCAGCCGTCCCGTCGATGGCGGGGCGCGCGCGATGATCGAGGCGATCAATGCCAACGGCGCCCCGGTGCTCGCGGTCGACCTGCCGAGCGGCATCAACGGCACCAGCACGGCCGTGATGGGCGCGGCGGTGCATGCCACCGAGACCGTCACTTTCTTCCGCAAGAAGCCGGCGCATTTGCTGCTGCCGGGCCGGATGCATTGCGGCCGCGTGCGCGTCGCCGATATCGGCATCGACGCGCAGGTGCTGGACGAGATCGCGCCGCAGACCTTCGAGAACGATCCGGATGCCTGGGGCGCTGCCTTTCCGCTGCCGCGCATCGACGGCCACAAATACGCGCGGGGGCACGTGCTGGCGGTCTCCGGCGATGCGGCGGCGACCGGCGCTGCGCGGCTTGCCGCACGCGGGGCGCTGCGGGCCGGTGCGGGCCTCGTGACGCTGGCGAGCCCGCGCGATGCGCTTGCGATCAACGCGGCCGCGCTCACGGCGGTGATGGTTCGCCCCGTCGACACCGTCGTCGAGTTCGGCGAGCTGCTTGACGACAAGCGCTACAACACCTGCATGATCGGTCCCGGCGCGGGCGTTGGCGAACGGACCTGCGATTTCATCCACACCGCGCTGTCGGCGCAACGTCATCTGGTGCTCGATGCCGATGCCCTGACGAGCTTTGCCGCGACCCCCGAGCGTCTGTTCGAATCGATCAAGTCCTCGCAGGATAATGCGGTGGTGCTGACGCCGCATGAGGGCGAGTTTCCGCGTCTGTTCTCCGACCTCAGCAACAAGTTTCCGGGCCGCTCCAAGCTGGAGCGCGTCCGCGTCGCCGCCGAACGCTCCGGCGCCGTCGTGCTGCTGAAGGGACCTGACACCACGATCGCCGCCCCCGACGGCCGCGCCACCATCGCCGCCAACGCGCCGCCCTGGCTCGCCACCGCCGGCGCCGGCGACGTGCTGTCCGGCATCGTCGCAGGCCTGCTGGCGCAAGGCGTGCCGGCTTTTGAAGCCGCCAGCATCGCCGTCTGGATGCATGGCGAGGCGGGACGCGAAGCAGGGCCAGGCCTGATCGCGGAGGATCTCACCGAGACGCTGCCCGCCGTGCACCGGCGGATCTATGATGCGCTCGGGGTGGAGTACTAA